CTCGTACAGCGCCTGAACCCAGACCTCGTGTTCCTGGACATCGCCATGCCTGGGCTTACGGGACTCGAGGTCGCCAGGCGCATCGGCACGCACCGCGAAGGTCCTCTAATCGTCTTCCTCACTGCCTACGGGGACCGCGCCGTCGAGGCCTTCGAGACCGAGGCGATCGACTACCTCATGAAACCGGTCAGC
This genomic window from Pseudomonadota bacterium contains:
- a CDS encoding response regulator codes for the protein MVASERIRTLIADDEAVARLGLRKRLESLAPATHIVGEAENGTQTVQLVQRLNPDLVFLDIAMPGLTGLEVARRIGTHREGPLIVFLTAYGDRAVEAFETEAIDYLMKPVS